The genomic window CGCCATCGCGGTGCTCGCCTTCGACCGCCTGGGGTTGGGGCTGACGTGGTTCGCGATGATCGCCGCGATCGGGATGGCGTACGAGTGGACGCACTACCTGATCCACAGCGACTACACGCCGCGGACCGCTGCGTACCGCGCGGTGTGGCGCAACCACCGGCTGCACCACTACAAGAACGAGCGCTACTGGTTCACGGTCACGACCGCGGGGACGGCCGACCGCCTGTTCGGCACCCACCCCGATCCCGCGGACGTCGAGCGCTCGCCCACGGCGACGGACCTCCTCGGGACCGGGTGATCGGAGGTCGACAAGATGTTAGTTACTAACTAACATGATCATGTGCCCGCCGCCGACACCCGCGACCGCCTCCAGCGCCACGCCCTCGCGCTGATCGCCGAGCAGGGCTTCGACCAGACCACCGTCGAGCAGATCGCCTCCGCGGCGGGCGTCTCGCACATGACGTTCTTCCGGCACTTCCCGACCAAGGAGTCGGTCGTGTTGGATGACCCCTACGACCCGGTGATCGCCGAGCAGGTCGCCGCGACCTCTCCCCGGCTGCCCCCGGTGGACCGCGTCCGGACCGGGCTGCTGGCCGCCTGGGCGCAGCTGCCCGAACCTGCCGACGACCAGGTGCGCCTGCGCATCCGCATCACCGCGGGTCACGCCGGCTTGCGGGCGAGGATGTGGGAGGCCAACCAGGCCACGATGGACCTCATCGTCGAGGCCCTGGGTGTCGATGGCGAGCTCGTCGATGGCGGGCTCGCCGACGGCACCGACCGGCTCCGGGCGACGGCCGCCGCCGGCGCGTGCATGGGGGCGCTGACCGCCGCCCTGCTGGACTGGGGGGCCGACGACGGCGGGCAACCCCTCGGCGACCGGGTCCGGGCGGCCCTCGAGGTCCTCGACCCGCAGCGCGAGCCCGCGGGGGAGGGGAGGGTGCGGTGAGCGGCGAGGCCGTGCTCCTCGCCGAGGGCCTGTGCCGCCGCTTCGGTGACCAGGTCGCCGTGGACGACCTCTCCCTCGACGTCGCGGAGGGGGAGATCCACGCCCTGGTCGGTCTCAACGGCGCCGGCAAGACCACCCTCATGCGCCTCCTGCTCGGGATGCTGGACCCCGACGCGGGGCGGGCCTGCATCGACGGCCACGACGTCCGGCGCGCGCCCGCGGCGCTGTGGGCCGGCGTCGGCCACCTGATCGAGACGCCGTTCGCCTACCCGGAGCTGACGGTCGTCGAGAACCTGACCGCGTCCGCCCGCCTGCACGGGCTCGACCGCGCGGCGGCAGGGGAGGCGGCCCGGGCCACCGTCGCCGAGCTCGTCCTGGGCCGCTGGGCCGAGCGTCCGGCGCGGGTGCTGTCCCTCGGCAACCGCCAGCGCCTCGGCCTCGCCTGCGCCGTCGTCCACCGCCCGCACCTGCTGGTCCTCGACGAGCCGACCAGCGCACTCGACCCCGCCGGCGTCGTCGCGGTCCGGACCCTCCTCCGGCGCCTGGCCGTCGAGGAGGGGGCCGCGGTGCTCGTGTCGAAGCCACCACCTCGACGAGGTCGCTCGCATCGCCGACCGCATCAGCGCCGTGCACGACGGCCGGATCGTCGGGACCATCGACCCCGGCGGCACCGACCTCGAACGGCGGTTCTTCGACCTCGTCTACGCCCACGTCGACGGCGGGAGCGCGGCCTGATGCGCAGCGCCCTGGCCATCGAGTGGCTCAAGGTCCGCCGCGCCCGCACCATGTGGACCGCCACGGCGGTGCTGGTCGGGTTCACCCCGCTCCTGTCGGCGGCGTTCATGGCGGCATCCGGTGCCGCCGGCGGTGAGCTGAACGACAGCCAGCTCGCCGCCAAGGTCGGCGGGCTCCTGGTCGGCACCGGGTGGGAGGGCTACCTCGGCCTGATCGCCCAGACGGCGAGCGTCGCCTCCCTGCTGGTCGTCGGCTTCGCGACGGCGTGGTCGGTCGGGCGGGAGTTCGCCGACCGGACCATCGGGTCGCTGATGGCCCTCCCCGTCCGGCCGGGATCGATCGCAGCGGCCAAGCTGACGGTCCTCGCGGGGTGGGCCGTCGCGTGCGCCGTCGCCGGCGTGGCGCTGGCCGTGGCCGCGGGACTGGTCATCGGCTTGGGCGCGCCGGACGCGGGCGTGGTGGCCGGCGTCGGGCGGATCCTGGCCGTCCAGCTGCTCGGGACCGCGCTCGCCGCCCCGATCGCCGTGGTCGCCACGGCCGGCCGGGGTCACCTGCCAGCCGTGGCGGCGCTCGGCGGCGTGATCGTCGTGACCCAGATCGTCACCACGGTGGGTGCCGGCGGGTGGTTCCCCTACGCCGCCCCGTCGCTGTGGGTCGGCATGGGAGGCGCGGAAGCCGCGGCGGCGATCACCGCCACCCAGCTCCTGCTCCCCGTCGGGGTCGGTGCCGCGGGCGTGTGGGCGACCGTGGCGGCGTGGGACCGGGTGCAGCTGAGCTGACGGTCAGCCGTGCGCGTCCCGCAGGGCCCGCAGGGCGGGGCGGTCGGGGGAGAGGGGGAGGGAGGGGATGACGGCGAAGAGGAGATCGCGGAGGTTGGCGAGGTTGGCCTCGAAGACCGCGAACACCTCGGCCTGGGTGACCTCACCGATGTCCGGGTCGTCCGCCAGGCCCACGTCGTAGTCGGTGATGAGCGAGATGTTGAGCGCGGCCATCTCGAGCTCGCGGCAGAGGATCACCTCGGGGTACTGGGTCATGTTGATGACCTCCCAGCCCT from Euzebya sp. includes these protein-coding regions:
- a CDS encoding TetR family transcriptional regulator, which translates into the protein MPAADTRDRLQRHALALIAEQGFDQTTVEQIASAAGVSHMTFFRHFPTKESVVLDDPYDPVIAEQVAATSPRLPPVDRVRTGLLAAWAQLPEPADDQVRLRIRITAGHAGLRARMWEANQATMDLIVEALGVDGELVDGGLADGTDRLRATAAAGACMGALTAALLDWGADDGGQPLGDRVRAALEVLDPQREPAGEGRVR
- a CDS encoding ATP-binding cassette domain-containing protein; the encoded protein is MSGEAVLLAEGLCRRFGDQVAVDDLSLDVAEGEIHALVGLNGAGKTTLMRLLLGMLDPDAGRACIDGHDVRRAPAALWAGVGHLIETPFAYPELTVVENLTASARLHGLDRAAAGEAARATVAELVLGRWAERPARVLSLGNRQRLGLACAVVHRPHLLVLDEPTSALDPAGVVAVRTLLRRLAVEEGAAVLVSKPPPRRGRSHRRPHQRRARRPDRRDHRPRRHRPRTAVLRPRLRPRRRRERGLMRSALAIEWLKVRRARTMWTATAVLVGFTPLLSAAFMAASGAAGGELNDSQLAAKVGGLLVGTGWEGYLGLIAQTASVASLLVVGFATAWSVGREFADRTIGSLMALPVRPGSIAAAKLTVLAGWAVACAVAGVALAVAAGLVIGLGAPDAGVVAGVGRILAVQLLGTALAAPIAVVATAGRGHLPAVAALGGVIVVTQIVTTVGAGGWFPYAAPSLWVGMGGAEAAAAITATQLLLPVGVGAAGVWATVAAWDRVQLS